From one Trifolium pratense cultivar HEN17-A07 linkage group LG1, ARS_RC_1.1, whole genome shotgun sequence genomic stretch:
- the LOC123913245 gene encoding exocyst complex component EXO84A-like has product MQMKSSSAPKFQFRDHSLPGSRNSIHSSEPSSDDVVSVLSLSNSNISTDQPDANAKLDIESITGRGIKHLCDELQELKEAANLDLHKNIFANYSSFLRILEEVTGVENELVQLENHFLSHQMLVNDLKDRIYPKILSINSTIEESIDIVEPLPPSELEAHINDVLEMLDILMSENKLNEALQLLESAYEDEALSNTMISEKKSMLIKQLIQMVENGRIEGPEQKSALTTLCRLGDTQLSIHLLLKYYHLCIVTGKNNLQWSNSSLNEIYIRKLARFVFSKISQAAKSFAMLCGENSPYASELILWSCEETMSFITCFHKFVKSTSEVSVGLSSAIKALKFAVLYCSLLHKNQKLVLLPYLVKHLFPCMEEVLNTHINHFKKVILIFSVSDSWILEKYLVSGVFGGAGSSTEQPDYCLLTSSGRKVLTLLQAIAEDISALIALEMGSLVITGLKNLFIEYIIILERAITYETSAMEQSSPRIKLAESLTQQVSILANLSTLAQFLSTMVIDIFSSRSTSHMDSQVVENHSVVHHNQELDDFLLFIEEGSNKLRNVFCKQLILRVLSTCSNHEIFSAIHYNDQFDTNMIHNPMPSAIFQALFLELRKIEKLEEENVFEVNWLMELLREVMVYMFISVSKNKEINATAEECVNLQTDEAEQFILDVQFLVEIGMYGGYFSTDPLLLLTVMKSTFNSAGLDPFKDADNDDWAIDVATKTIQKLMEIEKTILHPKESIVTIKDELQEHENQMNQSAYEYNFSDVGDRNSLEDKVDSEEHESEVAIDAETDSSTFSPREGSLEERDYVYTDSVNMRQVSISYVQLENTDFEKEADAENDELTPAPSLGVVGQNSDQAE; this is encoded by the exons ATGCAAATGAAATCTTCATCTGCTCCCAAATTCCAGTTCAGAGACCACTCACTCCCGGGTTCACGAAACTCTATACATTCGTCAGAGCCGAGCTCTGACGATGTTGTTTCCGTCCTCTCACTCTCTAATTCTAATATCAGTACTGATCAACCGGATGCAAATGCCAAACTTGATATTGAATCCATCACTGGAAGG GGCATCAAACATCTGTGTGATGAACTTCAAGAGCTCAAGGAAGCAGCAAATCTAGATTTACACAAAAATATCTTTGCTAATTATTCCTCATTCCTTAG AATACTAGAGGAAGTGACAGGAGTGGAAAATGAGCTTGTGCAACTAGAAAACCACTTCTTATCCCATCAAATGTTAGTTAATGATCTTAAAGATCGCATATATCCTAAGATACTGTCCATAAATTCAACCATTGAAGAATCTATAGATATTGTTGAACCATTGCCACCAAGCGAATTAGAAGCTCATATCAATGATGTGTTAGAGATGCTGGATATTCTCATGTCAGAAAACAAACTAAATGAAGCCTTACAACTTCTAGAATCTGCATATGAAGATGAAGCCCTCTCTAACACTATGATTTCTGAGAAAAAGTCCATGCTGATAAAACAGTTGATTCAGATGGTTGAAAATGGAAGAATAGAAGGACCGGAACAAAAAAGTGCACTAACTACACTTTGCAGGCTTGGTGATACTCAACTTTCCATTCATCTATTGCTTAAATATTACCATTTGTGTATTGTAActggaaaaaataatttgcaatggTCAAATTCATCattaaatgagatatatatCAGAAAGCTTGCAAGGTTTGTGTTTTCTAAGATCTCACAAGCGGCTAAGAGCTTTGCGATGTTATGTGGAGAAAATTCTCCTTATGCCTCAGAACTTATATTGTGGTCATGTGAAGAAACAATGTCATTTATTACTTGTTTTCACAAATTTGTTAAAAGCACATCAGAAGTAAGTGTTGGTCTGTCCTCTGCCATAAAGGCTTTGAAGTTTGCAGTTTTGTACTGTTCTTTGTTACATAAAAATCAGAAGTTAGTGCTGCTGCCATACTTGGTAAAGCATCTTTTCCCCTGCATGGAAGAAGTTTTGAATACACACATAAACCATTTTAAGAAAGTGATTCTCATATTCTCAGTAAGCGATTCTTGGATTTTAGAGAAATACCTTGTGTCTGGAGTGTTTGGTGGAGCTGGATCTTCAACAGAACAACCTGATTATTGTCTGCTAACTTCTAGCGGTCGGAAGGTTCTGACACTATTGCAG GCCATTGCAGAAGACATTTCTGCGTTAATTGCTCTTGAAATGGGAAGTCTAGTCATTACTGGACTCAAGAACCTCTTTATTGAGTATATTATCATACTTGAAAGAGCTATTACTTATGAAACAAGTGCAATGGAGCAAAGTAGTCCTAGAATCAAGTTAGCTGAGTCACTGACACAACAGGTTTCTATTCTGGCCAATCTGTCAACATTGGCGCAGTTTCTTTCAACTATGGTCATAGATATCTTTAGCAGCAGAAGCACTAGTCACATGGATTCACAAGTAGTGGAGAACCACTCAGTTGTTCATCATAATCAAGAACTTGATGATTTCCTATTGTTTATTGAAGAGGGATCCAATAAGTTGAGAAATGTATTTTGCAAACAATTAATCCTCAGAGTGTTGTCTACTTGCAGTAATCATGAAATATTTTCTGCTATTCACTATAATGACCAGTTTGATACTAACATGATCCACAATCCAATGCCCTCTGCAATATTTCAG GCTTTATTTCTTGAACTGAGGAAAATTGAAAAACTTGAAGAAGAAAATGTGTTTGAAGTGAATTGGCTGATGGAATTACTGAGAGAGGTGATGGTGTACATGTTTATTTCGGTTTCTAAGAACAAAGAGATCAATGCAACAGCAGAAGAGTGTGTTAACTTACAAACTGATGAGGCCGAACAG TTTATTTTGGATGTGCAATTCCTAGTGGAAATTGGAATGTATGGAGGGTACTTCTCCACTGATCCTTTGCTCCTTCTCACTGTCATGAAATCAACCTTTAACTCAGCTGGACTTGACCCTTTCAA AGATGCAGATAATGATGATTGGGCTATAGATGTTGCTACTAAAACAATTCAAAAGCTGATGGAGATTGAGAAAACAATTTTACATCCAAAAGAGTCTATAGTTACCATCAAAGACGAGCTACAAGAACATGAAAACCAAATGAACCAATCTgcatatgaatataatttttcgGATGTAGGTGATAGAAATTCTTTAGAGGATAAAGTAGACTCAGAGGAGCATGAGTCCGAAGTTGCTATTGATGCAGAAACGGATTCATCAACATTTAGTCCTAGGG